The following DNA comes from Meiothermus sp..
GAGCTGGGGCCATTCACCCGGGGTGAGCGGGTGCGCTACAGGATCCTCGGCGCATCCCCCGCGGGTGAGGTCTCGGGGCCGGAAGGGGGCTTCACCGCCGGGCCCAAGCTCTACCTGGCCCTGCTGTGGCACCAGCACCAGCCGCTGTACAAGGACAGTGCCCGCCCGGGGGCAGCGGGCAGCCACCGCCAGCCCTGGGTACGGCTCCACGCCCTGCGCGACTACTACGCGATGGCGGCCCTGGTGGCCCAGCATCCTGGGGTGCACCTCAGCGTCAACCTGACCCCGGTGCTGTTGTGGCAGCTCGAGGACTACCTGGAGCGAGGGGCCACCGACCGGGCCCTCGAGCTCTCCTTAAAGCCCGCCGAGACCCTGAGCGTGGCCGAGCAGGAGTTCGTGCTCTCCTACTTCTTCGAGGCCGACTGGCACCACCAGATCTACCCCCACCCGCGCTACCGCGAGCTCTTCAGCCGGCGGGCGGAGGGGAAGCCCTTCAGCGCTCAGGATCTGCGCGACCTGCAGATGTGGTTCAACCTGAGCTGGTTCGGCCTGGAGTTCCGCGAGGGCGAGGTGGCGCTCCCCACCGGCGAGACGGCCTCGGTGCGGCGCTTCGTGGAGCAGGGGCGGGGCTTTAGCCAGGCCGACCTCGAGGCCCTGCTGGCCGAACAGTACAAGGTGATGCGGGCGGTGATCCCGCTGCACCGGCAGCTTCAGGAGCGGGGCCAGGTCGAGGTCTCCACCACGCCCTTTTACCACCCCATCCTGCCCCTGCTGCTGGACAGCGACGGCGCCACCCTCGACCGCCCCGGCGCCGCCCTCCCGGCCCGCTTCGCCCGCCCCGAGGATGCCGCAGCCCAGGTCGAGCGGGCGGTGGAGTACTACACCCGCCACTTCGGACGGCCTCCCCGGGGGATGTGGCCCGCCGAGGGGGCGGTGAGCCAGGGGGTGGTTCCCCTCTTCGCCCGGCAGGGGGTGCGCTGGATCGCCAGCGACCAGGGGGTGCTGGCCCGCAGCGGACGATACGGGTACGACACCGGCGACCCCGACGTGCTGGCCCAGCCCTACCGCGCCGAGCAGGACGGGCAGAGCCTGAGCATCTTCTTCCGGGACACCGCCCTTTCCGACGACATCGGCTTCCGCTTCCAGGGCTGCAAGGACTTCACCGCGGTGGCGAGGGCCTTCCTGGACGAGGTCAAACAGCGCTTCGCCCGCCGTTTCCAGGGCGACGGAGACCGGGTCCTGAGCGTCATCCTGGACGGGGAGAACGCCTGGGGGGCCTACTGCGAGGACGCGCGGCCTTTCCTGCACGCGCTGTACGGCCTGCTCGAGCAAGACCGCGAGGTCGAGACCGTGACCTACAGCGAGTACCTCGAGGGCAACCCCGCGCGGGGGATCGCGCCCCACCCGGCAGAAGGTCAGGGCAAGGTCTACGACCTCTTCACCGGGTCCTGGATCGACGAGAACGGCTCCGCGCCGGGGGTGGACCTGGGCACCTGGGTAGGGGAGGCCGAGGAGAACCGGGCCTGGGGGCTCTTGAAGGAGGCCCGGGAAGCCCTCGAGGATGCGGGAGCCATCCCCGAGACCCACCCCGCGGCCTTCACGGCCCTCTACGCCGCCGAGGGCTCGGACTGGTTCTGGTGGTTCGGCCAGGACCAGGACTCCGGCGGCGATGCCGAGTTCGACGAGCTGTTCCGCACCCACCTGCGGAACGTCTACCGGGGTCTGGGCCGGGAGCCGCCCGAGGGGCTCTCGAGGCGCATCGTCTCCAGGGCCGAGACCTGGAGCTTCGCCCGGCCCGTTTCGCAGGTCCAGGCCGGGGACCGGCTCGCCGTGCAGACCAACTGCCCCGGCCGGCTCACCTGGTGGCGCGAGGGCCAGCAGGCCCAGAGCGCCGAACTCTCCCCGGTGGGCGGGGTGATGGCCGGGCTGCGGCGCTACCGGCTCACCCTGGGGCCGCTGGAGCGGGGGAGGCTTCTCTTCCGCTTTGGCTGCACCCACCCCGACTGCGACCGCAAGGACCTCTGCTGCCAGGGGGAATTGCAGGCCGTGGAGGTCGTGTAGGAGGCCGGTGTGAAGCCCATCCGAACCTTCAACGTGGTCCCGTCGCTGCCAGGGCCCCTCGAGGGCCTCAGGCGGCTGGCCTATAACCTGCGCTGGAGCTGGAACCATGACACCATCGAGCTTTTTCGCCGCCTGGACCGCGAGCTGTGGGAGGAGGTCGGCCACAACCCGGTGCTGCTGCTGGGGCGCATCGACCAGGCCCGCCTGGAGGCGGCGGCTGCCGACGCGGGCTTCCTGGCCCACCTGGAGCGCGCGTTAGCCGACCTGGAACGCTACCTCTCCGGCGAGCTGACCTGGTTCACTCGAGCGGGCGGTCGCCGGCAGGGGACGCTGGTGGCTTACTTCTCCGCCGAGTTCGGCCTGACCGAGAGCATTTCGGTTTTCGCCGGAGGACTGGGGATCCTGGCCGGGGATCACCTCAAGTCCGCGAGCGACCTGGGGGTGCCGCTGGTGGGGGTGGGCCTCCTGTACCAGCAGGGCTATTTCCGCCAGTACCTCAACGAGGCGGGCTGGCAGCAGGAACGCTACGAGGACAACGACTTCCACACCCTGCCGCTGACTCTGGAGCGGGGCCCCGACGGAAAGCCCCTCGCCGTCGAGGTGGCCTACCCCGGCAGGGCGGTACGGGCCCAGGTCTGGCGGGTCCAGATAGGCCGGGTGCCCCTGTACCTCCTCGACGCCAACCTGGAGGTCAACCGCCCCGAGGACCGCGACCTCACCGACCAGCTTTACGGCGGCGACCCGGAGATGCGCCTCAAGCAGGAGATCCTGCTGGGCGTCGGCGGCTACCGGGCGCTGGAGGCCCTGGGCCTCAACCCCAACCCCCCGGTCTACCACCTGAACGAGGGCCACGCGGCCTTCGTGGCGCTCGAGCGCATCCGCCGCCTGATGCGAAGCGAGGACCTCTCCTTCGCCGAGGCCCGCGAGGCCGCCTCGGCGGGGCTGGTCTTCACCACCCACACCCCGGTGCCCGCCGGGCACGACCACTTCCCGCCCGAGCTCCTGGGGCGCTACCTGGGGGAGTATGCCCGCGAGCTGGGCCTGAGCCTGGAGGGTCTTCTGGCTCTGGGGCGCAAGAACCCCGCCGATGGCCGCGAGACCTTCGGCATGACCACCCTGGCCCTGAAGCTGGCCGCACACTCTAACGGGGTGAGCCGGCTCCACGGCCAGGTCACCCGCAGGACGTGGCGGGAGCTGTGGCCCGGCGTGCCCGAGGAGGAGATCCCCATCGGCCACGTGACCAACGGGGTGCACTTCCAATCCTGGATCTCCCTGGAGATGAACCAGCTCTACGAGCGCTACCTGGGGCCCTCCTGGCGCGAGGAGCCCGCCGACCGAGCCCTCTGGCAGGGGGTGTACTCCATCCCCGACGAGGAACTCTGGCGCACCCACGAGCGCCGCCGCGAGCGGCTGGTGGCCTTCACCCGCCGCCGCCTGCAAGGGCAGCTCTCCCGGCGGGGGGCCAGCGAGGCCGAGCTCGAGGCGGCCCGAGGCGTGCTCGACCCGGAGGCCCTGACCATCGGTTTCGCCCGGCGCTTCACCGGCTACAAGCGGGCCACGCTGATCCTCTCCGACCCCCAGCGCCTTGCACGCCTCCTCAACGACCCGGCCCACCCGGTGCAGCTCATCTTCGCCGGCAAGGCCCATCCGCGTGACGAGGAGGGCAAGCGGCTCGTCCAGCGGGTGGCCGAGCTGGCCCGCCAGCCCGCCTTCGCCAGGCGGCTGGTGTTCCTCG
Coding sequences within:
- a CDS encoding glycoside hydrolase family 57 protein encodes the protein MYLWHLTPDAPRTPVRVSPGEAVRLVIGSWPIEPGQRVWLELQGPAGEPTRLEARWAHNQGENSYWQVELGPFTRGERVRYRILGASPAGEVSGPEGGFTAGPKLYLALLWHQHQPLYKDSARPGAAGSHRQPWVRLHALRDYYAMAALVAQHPGVHLSVNLTPVLLWQLEDYLERGATDRALELSLKPAETLSVAEQEFVLSYFFEADWHHQIYPHPRYRELFSRRAEGKPFSAQDLRDLQMWFNLSWFGLEFREGEVALPTGETASVRRFVEQGRGFSQADLEALLAEQYKVMRAVIPLHRQLQERGQVEVSTTPFYHPILPLLLDSDGATLDRPGAALPARFARPEDAAAQVERAVEYYTRHFGRPPRGMWPAEGAVSQGVVPLFARQGVRWIASDQGVLARSGRYGYDTGDPDVLAQPYRAEQDGQSLSIFFRDTALSDDIGFRFQGCKDFTAVARAFLDEVKQRFARRFQGDGDRVLSVILDGENAWGAYCEDARPFLHALYGLLEQDREVETVTYSEYLEGNPARGIAPHPAEGQGKVYDLFTGSWIDENGSAPGVDLGTWVGEAEENRAWGLLKEAREALEDAGAIPETHPAAFTALYAAEGSDWFWWFGQDQDSGGDAEFDELFRTHLRNVYRGLGREPPEGLSRRIVSRAETWSFARPVSQVQAGDRLAVQTNCPGRLTWWREGQQAQSAELSPVGGVMAGLRRYRLTLGPLERGRLLFRFGCTHPDCDRKDLCCQGELQAVEVV
- the glgP gene encoding alpha-glucan family phosphorylase, with the translated sequence MKPIRTFNVVPSLPGPLEGLRRLAYNLRWSWNHDTIELFRRLDRELWEEVGHNPVLLLGRIDQARLEAAAADAGFLAHLERALADLERYLSGELTWFTRAGGRRQGTLVAYFSAEFGLTESISVFAGGLGILAGDHLKSASDLGVPLVGVGLLYQQGYFRQYLNEAGWQQERYEDNDFHTLPLTLERGPDGKPLAVEVAYPGRAVRAQVWRVQIGRVPLYLLDANLEVNRPEDRDLTDQLYGGDPEMRLKQEILLGVGGYRALEALGLNPNPPVYHLNEGHAAFVALERIRRLMRSEDLSFAEAREAASAGLVFTTHTPVPAGHDHFPPELLGRYLGEYARELGLSLEGLLALGRKNPADGRETFGMTTLALKLAAHSNGVSRLHGQVTRRTWRELWPGVPEEEIPIGHVTNGVHFQSWISLEMNQLYERYLGPSWREEPADRALWQGVYSIPDEELWRTHERRRERLVAFTRRRLQGQLSRRGASEAELEAARGVLDPEALTIGFARRFTGYKRATLILSDPQRLARLLNDPAHPVQLIFAGKAHPRDEEGKRLVQRVAELARQPAFARRLVFLEDYDMAVARALVQGADVWLNTPRRPLEASGTSGMKAMANGALNLSTLDGWWDEAWQGADPDEPIGWAIGRGEDYPDPALQDRLEAEALYGLLEQDVVPAFYERPGGLPRRWLARMKASIATLAPRYNTHRVVREYTQRCYLVGAERFRALAETGWGRARALAAWKERLQAAWPQVRVEAVKADLEGDLRVGQALDVWAWVSLGPLTPEEVRVEVYLGRLDPGGELAQAGATAMRPVEAKGPGRHLFQAEAVPCQMSGLHGLTVRVLPQHPDLPVPFLPGLIAWAGPESVAQQTSG